The nucleotide window GTCTATGGCCTCAGCACTTCCGTGAATGCCGCCGGCAGGGCGCTCGGCCCGATGATCGGCGCTGCGGTGGCGACCAGCCTTGGGCTGCGGGCATCCTTTGCCACGACGGGGGGACTGCTGGCGCTGGTGGCGGTGTGGGTCATCGCGGCCAGCACAAAGGGCCAGAACAGCGCGGCCCCGTCGGGCAAGACAGAGGGATGAATCCGCAGGGGCAACGCGATGGTCGCCCCTGCGGAGCAGGTCCATGCCGAATGCAGAATCTTGGCCTAGTGCAGAATCTTGCTCAGGAACAGTTTCGTTCGCTCGTGCTTTGGCGCGGTGAACAGGAGTTCGGGCGTGGTCTCCTCCACGATGACGCCCTCGTCCATGAAGATGATGCGGTCGGCGGCGGCGCGCGCAAACCCCATCTCGTGCGACACCACCACCATCGTCATCCCCTCTTTCGCCAGCGCCAGCATCACATCCAGCACTTCTTTGATCATCTCCGGGTCCAGCGCCGACGTCGGCTCGTCAAACAGCATGATCTTGGGCTGCATGGCCAGGGCGCGGGCAATGGCCACCCGCTGCTGCTGCCCGCCGGACAGTTGGGCCGGGTAGGCGTGGGCTTTCTCGGGAATGCCCACTTTCTTCAGGAGTTCCATCCCGATGCGCTCCGACTCCTCGCGTGTGCGCTTGCGCACTACGCGCTGGGCCAGCGTGATGTTCTCCAGCGCCGTGAGGTGCGGGAACAGGTTGAACTGCTGGAACACGATGCCCACCTCGGCGCGCACCCGGTTGATGTTCTCGGCCTGGGTCAGCGGGATGCCGTCCACGATGATGCACCCTTCGTCCAGGCTTTCCAGGTGGTTGATGCAGCGCAGGAGTGTGGACTTGCCCGAACCGCTGGGGCCGATGATGACGACCACCTCGCCTCGGCGCACGGTGAGGTCCACCCCGCGCAGGGCTTCCACACGCCCAAATCGTTTTACGGCTCCCTGAATGACGATAATCTCACTTTGCAAAGGCTGTCTTCCTTTCTATGTACGCCACCACCCGCGACGCGAACAGCGTCATGACCAGGTAGAGCAAGGCTACCATCGTCCAGGTTTCCAGCGACATGAACGAACTGGACATGAATTCGCGCCCCCGGCGGGTCATGTCGGACACGGCCACCACCGACACCAGCGACGAGTCCTTGAGCAGCGCGACGAACTCGTTGCCCACGGGAGGCAGGATGACCCGCACCGCCTGGGGCAGGATGACGTAGCGCATGGCCTGGAAGTAGGACATGCCCAGCGAGCGGGCCGCTTCCATCTGGCCTTTGGAGATGCTCTGGATGCCGGCGCGGTAGATTTCCGACATGTAGGCCCCATAGCAAATGGTGAGGCCCGCCACCGCCATCACGAATGGATCCGGCTTCACGTCCACCAGGTACTGGCCGGCCCCGTGCAGCGACGGCGATAGTTTCATCAGCCACAGGCCCACCGTATCCAGCACCTGCGGGAACGCGAAGTAC belongs to Chloroflexota bacterium and includes:
- a CDS encoding amino acid ABC transporter ATP-binding protein; amino-acid sequence: MIVIQGAVKRFGRVEALRGVDLTVRRGEVVVIIGPSGSGKSTLLRCINHLESLDEGCIIVDGIPLTQAENINRVRAEVGIVFQQFNLFPHLTALENITLAQRVVRKRTREESERIGMELLKKVGIPEKAHAYPAQLSGGQQQRVAIARALAMQPKIMLFDEPTSALDPEMIKEVLDVMLALAKEGMTMVVVSHEMGFARAAADRIIFMDEGVIVEETTPELLFTAPKHERTKLFLSKILH
- a CDS encoding amino acid ABC transporter permease; this translates as MRVPDVERLEKVIEKKAAVAPAERERFDTWWFLVLAVVLVVALLVFLKPDPFQRIVLFLRDGIWVTIRITAISFVFILIVGLIGGLGRLAKNWLIHGIASLYVEIIRGIPLLVQLLFLYFAFPQVLDTVGLWLMKLSPSLHGAGQYLVDVKPDPFVMAVAGLTICYGAYMSEIYRAGIQSISKGQMEAARSLGMSYFQAMRYVILPQAVRVILPPVGNEFVALLKDSSLVSVVAVSDMTRRGREFMSSSFMSLETWTMVALLYLVMTLFASRVVAYIERKTAFAK